acattttttttatacaaaatagcTCTGAACCATCAAAAATGTATAACTGATTTCCTTGAATTTCTACTAGAGTGCACTTAACATCACTTTCTCCATCAACCTCTATCAATTAGATGTAATGTGTTGAAACAGACTAGTACTGCATCAATGCAAAACAAGTATGGGTTTACGCAACTTGATAGTTCTGTAAGAGTGATTTATAAAAAAGCCACAAATTTATAGAGCGCAAGTACATAAAATCATTGTGCTTGTAACATGAAGTCGCTAAACAGAACACTTTAGCCAAAGACACACCTTTTAACATCATTCAGGAAAACATTGAAAGGAATCCTTCCATTTTGTGGAAGTTTGTGCATGGCATCCTGCATGCCCAATGAAAGTACAAGGATACCTTACAATGCAGTAATGCACCCGCCTAAATGTGCAAACCACGGACAGGATTACAGTAACAGCATCTCAAAATACAAAGGCCACTTGCTCTGTATACAAAGTTGTTAACCAGCAACTTACTCATGACTTCTACTTCTTGATCTGCTTCTTGATCGTCTTGGTGTTCTGCTTCGTGATCTCCTGGGTGTTTTGCTCCTACTTGGAGTATCTTGACTTCTTGGAATGACGCCTTGGACTTCTACTTCTGCTGCGGGATCTCCTACTGTTCCGAGAGTATGGACTGCGACTTCTACTTCGGTTGCGGCTACGGTAGCGAGGCGGTGTGCGACGTCTTCCTCCTTTCCCTCTCATTTGTGATGGTGCTGTATGAATCcagtaatttgtttttattaatgttGCATTGACAGCATTTGAAGGATCATTTTGATTATCAAAATTCAATGTTTGATGCAGATCAACAAAATTGTTGTGTCTTCAAATATTATTCCATTTTTAAGCCCAAATCTGCCCTGATGTAGGTAAAATCTTACTCCCTGtttcttttataataattttaatgtcaAGGTGTTTGGTTGCGTCAAGCATTTAGTTCTGCCTGAACTGTTTCAATTGAAAACTACGGTACTTACTTTTTCTATCCCCCTCGGCAAACTGCACCTCCAGCTCTCGTCCATAAAACCTATAATGGTCCAGTCTATCCAAGGCGTCCTCTGCATCTTGTACATCTTCAAACGTGAGCTACTACTGTTAAGGAAACTTGTTTCATACTAGTTAGCAGATTTTCCTTAATTAATACATCTATCTTCTTGGGCATACAGACAGTAATAGAGAAAGTGTGCACTGTGCATTATCATTCATGTAAGAGCGATCACTATATCTCAAGAGAATAACAGAGAAAGGAAATGCCTGTGTTAAGTGTTATCATTAGCAATAGTAATGTGCATCTAAAAATAGTTCTTAGCACCAAAGTCACATACTGAATTCAATTACCAATTAGAGACAGGAAGACGTTAATCATGTTACAAGCACTTTATGTAGTCAATCATGAAACCTTTCACCACTAATATCATATCTACTTTATTTTCTTTAGTTACACAGGCACACTCTATATATAGGAACAATAAGAAataatcaattttttttcatagTTGTACTCTTTACACAAAAAACAGCCCGTCAACCTTGCACTTTAATTTTATGGTTATTTTTATGTGGCCTAAAACAATAATGTATGTGACTGATGCTCACATGTTGTAGACTTCTTTAgcagggtactacaccctcgataaatttagtgtatattttgcatttttctcaaaactaataacacagtggtaagttatgtatattatagggacaaggaatccaattattactacactggaatttcagtgacccaagacaagcggtttgttatttatgataagaaataaggtactgctagggtgtacctcatttcctatcattatactgaaccgcttgtcttgagtcactattataatgtcagtgtagtaattggattccttgccccaaaaataaacataacttttgataccagtgtgttattattttttgagcaaaatgcaaaaatagtcacaaatttaccacaggggtgtagtactgtAGTAGCCCCTTAAATAAAACATGAAAGGCATATATCCACCAAGTGTTCATGCAAGTCGAAGTTGTAACTGCTtagtataaaatatttaaaaacacttAATGACTTATGTTTTTGTTTCCATCATTCCATTCCATCGATTTAGTTGCTTGTGCTTTAAGTGATGTCAGTAATGATATTGGGTACGATATTAAAAGGTACATCAAAATTCCTTTTCAGAGGGGTACATGTCCCCCATCAAAATCAGCAGATGGCAATCTTTAGTATTTTTTTGATTATCTGGTGTTTGGAATTTAGGTTAAGCCTACAGATCTAATGGCTTGATATTGTTTATACATCGCAACCCAAAATATTACCAACAAACTTTAAGTGAAATACggtattaaatgtatatatatttcaatATAGCTGGATATAACTCACACAGGACCCACAGCTTGCACTCTTTTAAATTCCGGAAAAAATGACTTGCAACTGATTCCAAAATCAATTTTTGGCAGTTGTTCACCAAATATCGCATTCCAACTGTGAACATTCCAGGATATAGAAATCGCTAGTCCATAACAACAAAATCATGGGCTCACTGCTCATCCTGGCTTGCTTGACTTGGGATGCAAATCCAACAGGCTTGCTTGGCTGCAGCAGGCTTGCTTGACTACTTGCTTGCTTGAGTGCTTGATCGTAGCTTGAACACTTATGACTTGAAATCTTTGCTCTTGGCTTCACCCCTTGTACGTGGCTTGAATGGTTTCAAGGCATCCTGTAGCATATGATGAACAAGTTGTGAGTGTTGTTTGCTTATTTTGGATGGATCCCTTCACTGACATGTACACAATGTAGATTTCATTAAACTATGTCTACCCAGCTCATAATCCAGTaggaaaaaaaagctaaaaaattttgctcaaaatgtacTGCTCTCATTTTCCACTTTAAACATAATTATGAGAGTCTACAATGAGAACGGTGACCCCATCAACTATGGAAGTAAATTCCTCATTTCTTCAAGATCTAACTCTTTATAAAACAGTAAAGACCACCCAATACACCCACATCTTGTTCATCTTATGCACTACTCGGCCAACGGGTGGCGTTGTCTTGCGATGCCTCCGTTCGTCTCTGTACCGACCGATCAACCGACAGTCCACACACCGTATGTACGCGACTTGAGAAACTTTAATCTTGTTCTTGTGCTTGACTTTGGCTTTATGCCTGTACAACATTGTAAGTAAACAGAAAAGAAAAGCACAATTTAGTAAAAATGGTTACAAAAACAGATTTCAAACACAGTACATACCCATAAAGACAAACCCAATCTCAGTCTGCAGCGGTGATATGTACCAAATGCATGGGCTCAATAGATGTAGTATAGTAAGGATATTGAATATAGGCAAAACCACGTGGTTGTCGGGTGTAGTAGTCCAGTGGCATATACACATCTGTTATAGGACCATATTTACCAAACAGTGATCGTAATTCATCCGTCCTGTGGACAAGGGTTTCCAAAAAGAACATACAAAATTAATCTTCTTATCATCTCATGATGTGTGGTGTTGGTACTGAAGTATCAACGCTATAGGCAGGATTTTCAGCTTCTGAATACTTTGCAATATAATATTATTGGAGGCTCCACTTCAGGGCTCAAAATGGTGGGGGGGGCAAGTTGATCTGCTCACAAATTTCACAAGATAGCAACTCTGAAAAACATTTGGCAAGGGCTACTAATGTTAAAATCAAATAGCCCTCCGTCATATTGCCCTTGGCCTTGTAATTTTTATATTACATTTGTCCTGCTCCATTCAACTTTATTCAAGATTATTCCACTGGACAAACATTTGGACCTTTATCCAGTATGCTGTAAAATGTTTGCTCCAAAATGAACACACCAGGTATGAAATTTAAGACTGCAAATACAAACCATTCCTACCAATTGCTAAATTGGCACCTTCCTACCATTGGTTGGGTGACTGAACATAGGCCTACCATACCACATACAATTATGTAGGAACTACAAGTGCAGTGCCAGTGGTCCTTCGACCACAAAGACAGTCGTTTTGACCTTTAGCCCTAAAGGAACATGGGCAAATTTGTGAGCAGCCCATATTATATGCATAGGCAATTGTCAATGCAtgtatccacagcctcatcccccacttttctcaaaaaattgggatttttataccattttgaATTCgaatttttccaaatatttatgaACTATAGCCTAGGGTGGCATTTTATTTGTATCCCACAATAATCGGTGGGTTGGATCGCTAGATATTGCtgtcagtgtttactcagaggccgtatgtctcaattttggcccagtgaaaattatttttgggccacacaaatttgtaatgctgtattacaattagtcaatttggggaattactgagccaaaatcgggccaatttgggaagaaaatgtttcatttggtgcacccaatttccagagagagtaaacactgattgctgtttgaaaaatgattttttttttgtgctggTATCAACATAAAAAAATAGTATATTTTTAATAACCCCAGTTCCTGAATGCCGATAGTCCGATAcccaaatttattttttgtttggggAACCGGAAGATGAAACTTTATTTTGACTAGTGATTTATAAGCAATTATTATGGACGACTCGTGGGCTCAACAAACTTTTGAGTTTTGATGTGTTGCTTGAAAGCTAGTGAAACCACGGATGACGGACATTTGACACACCCAAGTACATAAAGTGACTGCCTTGAAGCACGGTGCAcagacccctttatttgccaatttggacccctggactcagcaggtcatCGCTAACCCTACCTAtggcacctgctacaacttgTTTGAAATTTGAAGTTACTACAACTGCCCCTAaataggctaaaattgtattgaaatcaatctttttgaataaaataaacacactatctgtggtcatcttgtgactccctacattttggtcatgatcaAAAAATTTGTATGACCCCCATGGCCAGATTAACCTGGGGGGTGCCTGGGCCAGGGCAAACTCACTCAAGTGCCCagttttggtttaggtacaaTAAGATCGATAGCGACAGCCGGGAGATGAGCATAGGTTCTACCCGAGTAACCAGACTaaattagccccaaatgaaggtgaaaTTTGGAACACAAAAGGCCAGTGAGCGTGCAGTGCCCAAAATGTTGTAATTTTATCTATATTTAGGGGGGAAAACAAGGTTTTTTGGGCTAAAAAAAAGGAATATGCCTGGACACAGGCTCATCTGACCCAATGATAAATCTGGCCCTGTTGggactagactcgcttgccagtcctatggatgaccccggccatccgggtacttattttacatgacgctacagcggctacacttacgcttttcaacccacaatagattgTGGAGCAGagcgactagttgaagacttgtagcaaAGCTGACTCAGTTTGTTTACATTCTGTTTTGACCTTGAATCAAGCAAATTTCTGGGCagatttcggtaaaataaaggttaaatacttggcgaaaattgcattttattatgtgaagctgaacacatgaacatgttggCTGGAGGCCCATGTCGAAgttattctcttggtcgggccaCATCACATCCATTGGcattcatgcattggagtgaaaacaactagtttgtgatacactccagagttcagtgaatgcgaatgttgttttcactccagtgctattgtcagccggttcatgcccggatgtccaACCGACAGAATGGAAATTATGGTAGTATTtaggccgatttgaaaagggacaaaccacagaaaactacaaatttgacttctgaatcagatttgttgtcaacggcttgtgacgtcattccggggtcacctatatgcCGTGCCTTTATGGTACTATGTataggactggcttacgccattttggatgtcataCAACATTGCTCTTACCGATTTGCGCAggttaaaaatttgaaaaaaattgttgaaaatgtcaTCAATGACAATGTATTGTATACAAAATTGGTACGCAccttcccggggggggggggggcactcacatttcccagctatagaTACGGGTATGTGCAAGCGGCGACgacccccctttttcagagccgctagccgttccttagaccctctgaattcattgattgcccgctctgaagccccgaaTTTTTTCTAGCcattccatagaccctcagatcatctaCTTCCGCTCCCATTGGCATGActgacatgcatgcatggctagttcaccacgtaaacttatggctcaaaattcggaccgctcgccaataagtttactgctttctgtgttttgaaattggttgacgttttaatgatccccgatttccggtcgattattttagtaGGGGGGTgtgtaattttgcaaaatttgactttttaatgtGAGGCCCCCTTCAAAATATGGTATCCCCAATACAAATCAAGAATATAAAagaatttttccaaaaaaagttgcataacCCACCTGTACATGCCCCTTGAAAGTTTTGATGACAAGGTTCCGAATTCGGCAGGTTTCAGGCAGCAGACGACATAAATTGGTGTTGTTCGTGTATATACCTGTATATCAAGCAATTTACTACTGTGATTTGGGATTTATTAGTACTAGCAGCTAATTGTCTATGGTTTTGCAAGTTGACTGATCGATtagtaatcaattaatcaataaattGATTGGTTAATGGATCAATTAAAGCCGTATTCAGCGCTCCAAAGACTGGGTGGTggcaaaatctaaattttatgcATCAAATAGTGGCTAAGctctttttttaagttttttcatttttccaaaagggtttAGGTTGAATTGTTTGGAAATTATAGCAACTTTtgcataaaaataatattatcggatgtgatattttatttcacaTACTGGTAGTGTTCTTAGGAGCATTGCAGATGCACATTAATTAAATTGTGTCTAATTTGAAAATGCAAATTGGAATGACTTGAAATGTTGGGAGTAAgggtatttttgaaaataaactgATTTACAACATTTATAAAGAGGATTGCTAGAATCACCGAATATGCCTTTAAGGTAACCCGCGCTACATCAGAATAACGTAACATAACATCGGATCGTCCAATCAGACAGTTCACAACTTTGGTGTCGAAGAGTTTGTGGCAAGAAGCTGCAATCGGAACGCTATTAAAAGCTAGGCCTATTGAACATCCACCGCTGATGTTCAACAGAATTCTGACTAGACATTGGGCTTGGCAGGGATAAGATTTATTCTAGATTTTTAGTGAATGCTATACCACATCTTCCAGCTCAAGCACGACAGAACAAGTCATTGATTGCATTATTGATATTATGATTTCGACCAAATAAGGCCAGATAATTTTAAGTTTACATGGCGCCAAAGcagaatattatcatgattattagtcAGTGAGCTTGAAGAAAGAGCAGTCTAACAGACTAACTCTGACATGTGCCATTACTTTATACCatcaaaacagaaaatgaagcaaTGTTCTTGCAGAagttaaacatgtttagcatgcaTTGTGAGATGTTTTAtcaaattattatgttttatgacaTTTGCTTTTTGAAAGTCTTGTACTGTGTAGGAGCTTTGCCGGGCTGCATCTTGTTGTCTTCCAATATATTCCAAATCCCATCCTTCCAATGTCTATATCAAGATCTTCTTACAGCTGACCCTGAGACCCTTCTGAATGTGAATGAACCAGCATTGCAATTTGTTTCTGAGGAGGAGCAGAAAGGAAATATGAATGCTCTTTCTCAAATGGACATAAAGAAGCTGGATAGAGCACTGTTAATAGTTCACAATCTTGATGCTGATGCTTGGGACACCTAATTATCACTTCCAAAAAATATTGACCTTTTCAGGCTTCAAGGATCACAAAAAAGCTTCCTGCAGAAGCCTATACTAAAACATTAAAGCTCTATCTCAGCAATTTGACATCAAAAGGAACGTGTTTATGAGTGAATTCAATGAAGCTGCGAATTCACTATTCGGATCATTGTAACTGCATTTCCGCCTATCCAGGTCTCACACATGTGAAGTTGTCATATTTGGAGCTTGATCTGTCCAAAAGGGCCCTAATTGTTTCCCGCTATTCATGACAAAGTAACCATGGTAATTggaaacaatttaaaaatgttaattttgatatagTATTCAGCAAGCAATGAAAATAATTACATTTGATGAGCTAGTATTTTGCTTTTCATAACTTGTCAATATATCCCTATAGTAATACACTGTGCaagtcttccgaattcggcaaccttatttaaaaactttcagagggtatgtacaggggggttacccttctcaaatttaattttgattgttaTATTCTTGTTTAGGAGGGTCTACTACATATTTTCAGGGGGGCCCCAGAAAAATTTTGAATTATCACACCCCCtaattttagctgtgtcacgtcacatgcatgacgctactGGGTACCAGcgaaacttcagaaaaaaaaaatcgcgatcgccgataacgatgtgattaTGGGACTTACAAAGGATTACagagagatatttcttgccaaaatttgaccatttctaggtagtttggccctactttgtctgcgttatatgaaaaaggacagtcttaagtaagtaaatgtgcaacgcttttaatgttttgatgttttggaagactgggagggatcagaacaaaaaaaatgatggagcctattcttgactgtgtaatattccttcaaccagttgccgtgcggtaacagtcttatacgatggacagatagtatcagtttgtgaatgaggacatcgttcCTTGTACTACATGCATGGCTATCATTCATGGCATGCTTCACTGGTTTTGATGCGATTTCATGGATTTAAGATACagataaagtcttattcagatttcatttgacagcttaaccattgcgtatacgcgcgcgacgtcaagcgtgtgcattggaccttgtgcaaataatacgcgctggacggatAGCAGTATGCtgccttaatttgtaaaagggaatctgaataagactttagatAGCTCATGCGCTGCCTCAATGCCCTCCCAAGCTCTATGATCCCCATATCCATCACCAGAATATCAGTGGCCTGGATTGAGGTCTGAGTATAGACTTCTCGATCAACCTGATCCCCGTATTTGAGCTGCAGCACTACCAGTTCGGCAAATCCGTCAAATCGGGATGTATACCCCGATCGGGATGTACATCCCAATCGGGATGTATATGGCGCATTTGGAAATGAAACACGTGGGCAGTTCAGATTAAGCTAACGCAGCATACCAGGGTAGGGTGTGACAAACACGCTGGCGGAAATTTGTTCATGGTTTCGGAAAATTTTAACCATGTTTAATCGATTCCTTACAAAATTTTACCCGTAGGTTAACCGTGGGAAAAAAGGGGTTTACCGTTGCAAAAAAAAGTTATAGAGCCTCAAAGTTGGATTTTAcgttaaaaaaaccaaaactcatttttataAGAATTCAGGGTCCCAGAGCTTCCCTAGTTAGGTTGTCGACATTATAAAATGTGTTTCCAACAATCATTCAGTGTTAAGATGAAAGTCACGACTTTTATCTATCATTTGCAAAAAAACAGAGCTCATTTGATAAAACAGTTTTGAAGATATGATCTCGGATGCTTGACGGATGcaatttttaggcctaaatattgATCAGTCAAGTCGCACCGCACAGATCGCACACGCACATCGCACAATCTAGGCCTACTTcattcaaattctttgtttgtttgtttgttgtttttcattgttcgtttgttttgttttgttgctgttgttgttgttgtttttgtttggggGGATTTTTTAAGCAAGGGAGGATTTTGGTTTGATTTTGTGCAAGGCAAGCaacttttaagtttgttgaatagattcatcatgcGGGTTTGTTCAGTAATGTAGgcttaggcctacacatttttgCATATGATTGCGTTTTGACAAAACGAAGTAAATTTTTACTCGCTATACAATATTTTTTGTAGGACGACACATTATAATTATGTAGtcagtaaaaattcacttggttttgaacaaaaattcaaaatgtttatcAACATTTAAGTTGAAAATGGAAAGAGTGCAAGTCAAAGGGGGTATATATTACGGATACACTTTAAAACgctttaggcctattataggcctaagctATAAAAAGAaattagaaactgaaaattacagaaaatgtcaatgtatgcaaagttctttttttttcttttcttttcttttttttttttttttttctttttttcttttgcaGGCCGAGGAGGCATGCAATCAATTTTAGCAGGCAGAGGATTTTTTTGGCATTGAATAGAGCTAACACCAGATGTAGGAATGTATCAAACTCACAGAAaagtattgcacagccccttccgTTAAAACTGCGAGGACATTAATTtagcccacccagtaaattattttgcccaccgtACCCAGTAGCTctcagtaggcctaggcctaaattaAGGGATCTCACCAGTAATCAAGTTCCAATATTCTTTTATGCGTTAAAATGTTAAAAGGCACAGAGGAATTCGCatcattttttcattattaaaatATCATGCATTCAAAGCACCATTTTCCTTcaagtttatgatatattctcCGCAATTTTTTGGTAGTTGAGCTGCTCGGATTTTCCGCGGAAATTCGaacacaacataggcctacacccagagaagatcttctctgatacACCATACCAATCTCTACAGCACAGGGCATGTGTTGAGACATCATTTGGTgaattttcagaattgtaatattttaaataTCTTTTTGATGCTTATAGGCTCAGGAACGGGGGGGCTCAGCTCCCTTAATAATTTTGGTAATGGGGCTGAAAGATAtttcctaggtgaagttaaaaaattgtgataaaatagaggcaaaatgggtgtttgtgacctattttgcacaattccccccccccccggcacccCAGTGTGGCTCACCAAAATGGTATAGGAAGCCAAATTTTAATGTCAATCTTGAGCCAAAATGTTTGAATCTTCAAtgcaaattgtgtgtttttaataTAGATTTGAAACACgatttgaaataaatgaatgatttTCTTGGTTAGGCCTACACTATAAGGGGCTGTGTaattattatgagccctgggggaggggggcaagccaatttttggcgagctgaaagggggggcaactttgttccataaccattaagataggacattttttgtttttgctatagcccccgaatgaaatgtatttaaaggcccattcagtgatttgctcatccggacgatcgtaaaaaccatcaaaattcagattttggtacctttgtcattgtcatagatgtgctaacacagcatgcgagtggttcagccgaaagccgtgtaataataagacattttacacgaatctgtaatttaaatactgacagtatctaaattagctatacatgtatttgaatggggctcaacttcgtcagtactgctgttttcttcgtgtttgcaaatttgttatttcaaaaataccaaatgacaatttgaatgacttatccttcacatttaagcaatttataaacaattttaattttttgcacttGCGCTGgggtcactgaatgggtctttaattatgtttgtactcactcaggtagcattttgtgtgaattttacatccgaactaagtgctattcttttttatgcgcattttagtgtctaaaatggcccaaaaatgagagtttttcaatattgccgtccatttctaatcgtcaccccattacatgtaaaataaaaaggctcataaaaatttaatagcacttcatagttcggatgtaaaattcacacaaaatgctttttgagtggttacaaagataattaaatacttttcattcgtgggctatgtggaatttaaagaaaatattccttgtacaatgacatttcacgaTAAAAtatccattggaaacaaaggtgggggggcaagcaatttttggcaagctgagaggagCGGGTGGGCAAGCGACTTGGCAAACATTCATGGgccccttttgaataaaacgccccaaaaggcttaggaaaacagtacggaaacacttaaatatggACATTTTCcttctcgctgcgctcgcaacatatctagaccatttacaCAAATAAGATTTGCAAATTGAGATCCCCATGTACTTTTAGCCTatatttgacaattttcgtcaaattttactTTATTTCATTGACTAAGTTATCATCATGGTTTATTTGAAATGCATTAGATATTTTAGACTAGACATTTTTAGGCTGGCCATTTTTTGGCTAGCCTAACCATGATGTGTGTTACGTAGGCTATGTACTcgttttaaaatctttaaatgtTGAGCAATATCGAGGATAGGCCTATGGCCatgttaggggcgcaccattagatttccagggggggcatgggagtttttgaaaaaaaaaactttgcccactagtgaggaaaaaaaaaaaaaattgcccactagtgagaaaaaaaaaaaagtcactgatgagtaaaaaaaaaaaatttcccccacccaactttgtatacaaatttacattaaaattgaaaaaaaaataacttcgccgccaaaaaaaaaaaaaaaatttggtgctcttggaggcttaaaaaaaattcaagcatgcCTTGgcgtaaaaaaaaattctgcctgacccaaactcccatgcccccctgagaatctaatggtgcgtcccttatagatCTAGTGCAATTTCATGCATCCGCTTCACAATTCTTGGTTTTTattggttttttatttttacgcttttattattatttagcaGTTTTATGGTTATGGCTAGGTAGCATATTGAATGAAAATCAGTATAGATGAGTCATGGTTCtacaatgtatattttttttgccaaaaactttttttctgttctacttagaacccttgaagcagtgtccgaaataaggaaaatatggaggttatcccgaggataactaaagcatgaattctgcttgtcctcaatacattttggttgtccccaaaatgtgtcatacttttggaggtaaaatatagtggttgtccaggggataagtacatagctcaatatggttgtccccagtgatttttggacatgaggacaagaggataagtgcttatttcgaacactgccttGAAGGGTTCCAGCCTCACTTCCAGGTTCTACAATAAAGCATTTCCTTGTCTAAAGATGGAACATTAAGAACCCTTCAAAGATTCTATATCAAAAAGAGAAATCTTCTTTAGCCAAGCAAAtggttttatccaaaaaaaaaccccataggCCTATGGCCTActgcttttcacttttcttaactttgcgaTGTGAGTCCTTGAATTAATTAGAATTAGATTGAAAGTCGctctaggcctatttaaatctttactGAGGTTCTTTATGCATAGACTCTCTAGAAAGTAGAGTCTTTATGCTTTatgtaactttttaaggttctatatatataaactcaaccaataaagtatcgaaacgattatagatggtcagatatatc
The Amphiura filiformis chromosome 3, Afil_fr2py, whole genome shotgun sequence DNA segment above includes these coding regions:
- the LOC140148632 gene encoding LOW QUALITY PROTEIN: uncharacterized protein (The sequence of the model RefSeq protein was modified relative to this genomic sequence to represent the inferred CDS: deleted 1 base in 1 codon), with the translated sequence MSYRFGSRPANSSLYVRNVPDGTRTDELRSLFGKYGPITDVYMPLDYYTRQPRGFAYIQFEDVQDAEDALDRLDHYRFYGRELEVQFAEGDRKTPSQMRGKGGRRRTPPRYRSRNRSRSRSPYSRNSRRSRSRSRSPRRHSKKSDTPSRSKTPRRSRSRTPRRSRSRSRSRSHEKKHKHRSYSGSKSRSRSRSRSRSPTPVKEKSPANGRTSSRSRSRSDSRSPSRSR